The nucleotide sequence ACGAAGCTGCCACATTGCTGCAAGAAGAAGCGGGCTATGCCTACATGTACCACCAATATGTACTGATTGGCATGAACAAGAAAGTAACCGGCTTTACGTATGTCCCAGACGGTTTGATCCGTACAGCCAATTTGGACAAGCAATAGGTAACGCAACACTATAACAGCAAGAGCAAGGAGGAATTGTCATGATGTTCATAGTCAGGCGTCTATTGCTGACAATCCCGATTCTCCTGCTGGTGTCGATTATGACATTCTCTTTGATTCATATGATCCCGGGCGATCCTGCCCGGGTCATTTTAGGAGAGGAAGCGACACCGGAAGCCTATAGGGCACTGCGAACCGAGCTGGGATTGGATCAGCCGATCGTGGTGCAGTATTTTTCCTGGTTAGGAAAAGTGGTAACGGGTGATTTGGGAATATCGATTACGGACCGTGTACCGGTCGCAGACTTAATAATGCAAAGACTCCCGGCTACCGTGGAATTGACGATCGGAACATTCCTGGTAGCGATTCTGATTGCGTTTCCTGCGGGAATTCTCGCAGCAGTGCGACGTGGGACCTGGATTGACTATACAAGTACTTTTACTGCGCTAGGCGGTATGAGTATCCCCAGCTTCTGGCTGGCGATGATGATGATTATTTTCTTTGCCGTGGAAAACCAGTGGCTGCCTTCATCTGGTTATGTACCGTTTTCCGAGAATCCTACACAAAACCTGATGGCCATGATTCTGCCCTGTTTGGCAACGGGCTTGCGGGAATCTGCCGTATTGATGCGAATGCTGCGTTCTTCTTTGCTCGATGTCGTGAGCATGGACTTTATTCGGACAGCGAAAGCGAAGGGATTGAATGAGGCTCGCACGATTTTGGGGCATGCGCTGAGAAATGCGATGGTTCCAGTGGTAACGACCTCGGGTTTGATGATCGCAGGCTTGTTGGGTGGTCTGGTGATTACCGAGTCGATTTTTTCGATTCCTGGCTTTGGCCGTCTGATTGTGGAATCTGTCTTCAAACGTGACTACGTAACGGTTCAAGGAGCCATTCTTGTTTCTGCGGTTCTCGTTGTCTTGGTAAACCTGATTGTCGACATTTTGTACGCTGTCATTGATCCGCGCATCAAGGCTGGGAAAGGAGCAGGTGAGTGATGAAAACCGTGGGCAAATTTCTCCGGAATGGTTTGGGCGTCATCGGAGCGGTGATTATCCTCGGATTGATCGTGGTGGCGATTTTCGCGCCGCTGATCGCACCCTTCGACCCCAATGCACAAGACTATAACAAAATTTTGATATCGCCAGATGGTGAGCATTTGTTTGGGACCGATGATCTCGGTCGGGATATTTTCTCCCGTGTTGTTTACGGGGCGCGCATCTCCATTCAGGCAGCGCTGATCTCTGTTGGTATTGCGATGCTGATTGGGGTGCCGATTGGACTCTTGTCAGGTTACTACCGCGGCTTTTGGGATGAGTGGATCGTCATGCGAAGCGTCGATGCGATGCAGGCCTTTCCGTTTTTGATTCTGGCTCTGGCGATTTCGGCGGTGCTTGGTTCAGGCTTCGGGAATGCCATGCTGGCGATTGGGATTGGTTTTGCCCCTGCTTTTATACGGATTACACGCGGTCAGGTTCTTTCCCTTCGAAATATGGAGTATATTCAAGCAGCACGTTCGGTTGGGGTAAAGGATGCACGCATTATTTTCCGCCACATTTTGCCGAACGCCATGAACCCGATTGTGATTCAAGCGACGTTGG is from Brevibacillus brevis and encodes:
- a CDS encoding ABC transporter permease, with the translated sequence MKTVGKFLRNGLGVIGAVIILGLIVVAIFAPLIAPFDPNAQDYNKILISPDGEHLFGTDDLGRDIFSRVVYGARISIQAALISVGIAMLIGVPIGLLSGYYRGFWDEWIVMRSVDAMQAFPFLILALAISAVLGSGFGNAMLAIGIGFAPAFIRITRGQVLSLRNMEYIQAARSVGVKDARIIFRHILPNAMNPIVIQATLAMASGIIAEASLSYLGLGVQPPTPSWGSMLNQAQTLMSVAPYATFYPGIAIFLVVLGFNLLGDGLQQVLDPRARK
- a CDS encoding ABC transporter permease encodes the protein MMFIVRRLLLTIPILLLVSIMTFSLIHMIPGDPARVILGEEATPEAYRALRTELGLDQPIVVQYFSWLGKVVTGDLGISITDRVPVADLIMQRLPATVELTIGTFLVAILIAFPAGILAAVRRGTWIDYTSTFTALGGMSIPSFWLAMMMIIFFAVENQWLPSSGYVPFSENPTQNLMAMILPCLATGLRESAVLMRMLRSSLLDVVSMDFIRTAKAKGLNEARTILGHALRNAMVPVVTTSGLMIAGLLGGLVITESIFSIPGFGRLIVESVFKRDYVTVQGAILVSAVLVVLVNLIVDILYAVIDPRIKAGKGAGE